One genomic window of Danaus plexippus chromosome 23, MEX_DaPlex, whole genome shotgun sequence includes the following:
- the LOC116774726 gene encoding uncharacterized protein LOC116774726 translates to MKLNLFKRSMIFATFFGSCLCIALIVASLGTTHWVDARAKRLSNTLDSEGRISFGLFEGHKELNFGGYGWRYYEFSIRTGTHPARRWAWCGTAAQLAAALAAAGGACLLAALGSAARNACSPKPLLVCNGATVLFSLGAIAVWLTEFFLRLQHNVMSDEDLANTWSSDMTADLGTSFWLVVSSCIAAFINIICILVAASETEPNAPALEEKLNGAIMLY, encoded by the exons atgaagttaaatttatttaaaaggtctATGATATTTGCTACGTTTTTTGGCTCGTGCCTCTGTATAGCGCTGATTGTGGCTTCATTGGGCACCACGCATTGGGTGGACGCTAGAGCGAAACGTTTGTCAAATACATTGGACTCTGAGGGTAGAATTAGCTTTGGTCTCTTTGAAGGTCACAAAGAACTAAACTTTGGAGGGTACGGATGGAGATATTATGAATTCAGTA tccGCACCGGCACTCACCCGGCCCGCCGCTGGGCCTGGTGCGGCACAGCGGCACAGCTCGCTGCGGCACTTGCCGCTGCAGGTGGAGCTTGTTTACTAGCGGCACTGGGATCTGCCGCTAGGAATGCCTGCTCACCAAAACCATTGCTTGTCTGTAACGGTGCCACtg TTTTATTCAGTCTGGGTGCGATAGCGGTATGGCTGACAGAATTCTTCCTACGTCTTCAGCACAATGTAATGTCGGACGAGGACCTTGCCAACACATGGTCTTCAGACATGACTGCGGATTTAGGAACCTCGTTTTG GCTAGTGGTGTCTTCTTGTATAGCCGCCTTCATCAATATCATATGTATCCTGGTAGCTGCATCTGAAACGGAGCCTAATGCACCGGCCTTAGAAGAAAAACTCAATGGAGCGATTATGTtgtattaa
- the LOC116774725 gene encoding pyridoxal phosphate homeostasis protein — MSNDKTEEVDVMQGLKTVLAQIEVAVARRNKDLPQVSPRLVAVSKIKPVSLIIQTYEAGQRHFGENYVNELADKASDPEILEKCKDIHWHFIGHLQTNKINRLLGSPGLYMVETVHSQKLADNLNKQWPKYMKADEKLKVMVQVNTSGEDVKSGVEPAQAVSLVEHVIKNCENLDFKGLMTIGQYDYDITKGPNPDFLTLASCRNEVCEKLGLDIKDVELSMGMSSDFEHAIELGATTVRVGSTIFGARPVKK, encoded by the exons ATGTCTAATGATAAAACTGAAGAAGTAGACGTTATGCAGGGCCTAAAAACAGTTTTGGCTCAAATAGAAGTTGCAGTTGCTAGAAGAAATAAA GATCTTCCTCAAGTCTCTCCAAGACTAGTAGCGGTATCAAAAATCAAACCAGTGTCACTAATCATTCAAACATATGAGGCTGGCCAACGTCACTTTGGTGAAAACTATGTGAATGAACTTGCAGATAAAGCAAGTGATCCGGAAATACTTGAAAAATGTAAAGACATACATTGGCATTTCATAGGTCATttgcaaacaaacaaaatcaaCAGATTACTTGGTTCTCCAGGACTTTATATGGTGGAAACTGTCCATTCACAAAAGTTGGCTGACAATTTAAACAAGCAATGgccaaaatatatgaaagctgatgaaaaattaaaagttatggTCCAAGTCAACACAAGTGGGGAAGACg TAAAAAGTGGTGTTGAACCAGCTCAAGCTGTATCTTTAGTAGAGCATGTCATCAAAAACTGTGAAAACCTGGATTTTAAAGGCTTGATGACAATTGGTCAATATGATTATGACATAACCAAAGGTCCAAATCCAGATTTCCTTACACTGGCATCTTGCAGAAATGAAGTGTGTGAGAAATTGGGCTTGGATATAAAAGATGTTGAATTGTCTATGGGAATGTCATCAGACTTTGAACATGct atCGAATTAGGTGCTACCACTGTGAGAGTGGGCAGCACTATATTTGGAGCTCGACCAGTTAAGAAATAA